Proteins encoded in a region of the Pseudomonas syringae KCTC 12500 genome:
- a CDS encoding TetR/AcrR family transcriptional regulator, whose translation MARLKTEIPPEQIVGKSVERKKLPAQQRATETYERILVATANTLCEVGIERLSTNLVCERAGLTPPALYRYFPNKYALLTVLGERLLEKQNERIDHWITPELIAGTPQALEQALAELILDTYRVTDATLGGMWTLKALRAVPALEHVRLDSHRRVSQAQAAIIGSAFPDADPERIAMVARVAVEMIHATIELLFDEPLEPAKTCAMVAAMIVSHLDRLAPEPGHGKR comes from the coding sequence ATGGCCAGGCTGAAAACCGAAATCCCTCCCGAGCAAATCGTCGGGAAAAGCGTTGAACGCAAGAAGCTGCCCGCGCAGCAGCGTGCTACCGAAACCTACGAGCGCATCCTGGTCGCCACGGCAAACACCCTGTGCGAGGTCGGCATAGAACGCCTGTCGACCAATCTGGTATGCGAACGGGCCGGCCTCACGCCGCCCGCGCTGTATCGCTATTTCCCGAACAAGTACGCGCTGCTGACGGTTCTGGGTGAGCGCCTGCTCGAAAAACAGAACGAGCGGATCGATCACTGGATCACCCCCGAGCTGATCGCAGGCACGCCGCAGGCGCTGGAACAGGCGCTCGCCGAGCTGATTCTGGATACGTACCGGGTCACTGACGCCACACTGGGCGGTATGTGGACGCTCAAGGCACTGAGGGCGGTTCCCGCTCTGGAGCATGTGCGGCTCGACTCACACCGCAGGGTTTCCCAGGCTCAGGCTGCGATCATTGGCAGTGCTTTTCCAGACGCGGATCCCGAGCGCATCGCCATGGTTGCCCGCGTCGCGGTGGAAATGATTCACGCGACCATTGAGTTGTTGTTCGATGAGCCGTTGGAGCCCGCGAAAACCTGCGCGATGGTGGCGGCGATGATCGTC
- a CDS encoding DUF2147 domain-containing protein, translating to MNVRQWLFLSSVLMCSTGLHAAAGPLEAKGLWLTAEKDAVVRLDDCADKAGAICGQIVWVKDAASTSSDCGVQILQLTRYDQDAWRDGWVYDPRDQKKYKGAVRVKDGRLNVRAFVGTEVLGKTEQFERIATLPPAPVCKS from the coding sequence ATGAACGTACGGCAGTGGCTTTTCCTCTCTTCGGTTCTGATGTGCTCCACCGGCCTTCATGCTGCTGCCGGTCCGCTTGAGGCCAAGGGCCTTTGGTTGACGGCTGAAAAGGACGCGGTGGTCAGACTTGACGACTGCGCAGACAAGGCCGGCGCTATCTGCGGGCAGATTGTCTGGGTCAAGGATGCGGCCTCGACGTCGAGTGATTGCGGCGTACAGATTCTGCAGCTGACCCGCTACGACCAGGATGCCTGGCGCGATGGCTGGGTGTACGACCCGCGTGACCAGAAAAAATATAAGGGCGCCGTTCGAGTCAAGGACGGACGCCTCAATGTAAGGGCTTTTGTCGGTACCGAAGTTCTCGGCAAGACCGAGCAATTCGAGCGAATCGCAACACTGCCTCCTGCCCCGGTTTGCAAATCGTAA
- a CDS encoding TorF family putative porin gives MRTYTTRYVMAAALCSAAGPTLAIADEISSYAVDVTAKVSSDIRTRGISDSLNRPGAKVTIQVAHETGLVALAEFTTVSKKQFLDGDGAGVLLAGGYRFGDPDAWHYGVGLAAEMFPGAQFKAPNRFDFETFTPGEEHSTNYNSQFAVLEIGYGAFEGRIARVLSKNYRGANSGGVCGAQLQFRDDPTKGLDCYAKGDRNSRGSMLYDLDYKYALGINTNLKLHAGYQQIENFPEADFADYGAGLAHHWWGFDWGLDWVTTKTRARELYMAEDDGHVRTTDGSRWVASISRTF, from the coding sequence ATGCGCACTTATACAACCCGTTATGTAATGGCTGCAGCCCTGTGCTCCGCAGCAGGCCCGACGCTGGCCATCGCCGATGAAATATCAAGCTACGCAGTGGATGTTACCGCCAAGGTCAGCTCGGACATTCGTACCCGCGGGATTTCCGATTCGCTGAATCGGCCCGGGGCCAAAGTGACCATTCAGGTCGCCCATGAAACAGGCCTGGTGGCGCTGGCCGAATTTACCACGGTCAGCAAGAAACAGTTTCTCGATGGCGACGGCGCAGGTGTATTGCTGGCTGGCGGTTATCGCTTCGGCGATCCGGATGCCTGGCACTATGGCGTCGGGCTTGCGGCCGAGATGTTTCCAGGGGCTCAGTTCAAGGCACCGAACCGGTTCGATTTCGAAACGTTCACGCCAGGTGAAGAGCACTCGACCAATTACAACAGCCAGTTCGCCGTGCTTGAAATCGGTTACGGCGCGTTCGAAGGACGAATCGCCCGGGTGCTCTCGAAAAACTACCGGGGCGCCAACAGCGGCGGGGTGTGTGGCGCGCAATTGCAGTTCCGCGATGACCCGACCAAAGGCCTCGATTGCTATGCCAAGGGTGATCGCAACTCCCGGGGCAGCATGCTCTATGACCTCGACTACAAGTACGCGCTGGGCATCAACACCAACCTGAAGCTGCACGCTGGCTACCAACAGATCGAAAACTTCCCGGAGGCTGACTTTGCCGATTATGGCGCAGGTCTGGCCCACCACTGGTGGGGCTTCGACTGGGGGCTTGACTGGGTGACGACCAAGACCAGGGCGCGCGAGCTGTATATGGCCGAGGACGACGGACATGTGCGCACCACGGACGGCAGTCGCTGGGTAGCGTCGATTTCCCGCACATTCTGA
- a CDS encoding class II aldolase/adducin family protein — MSNVQQQIVDLSRHLSRRGFFAATGGNLALRIDALHIAVTPSATDYFSMRPEDVCVLRLTDLKQLSGERSPSVESELHAKVLRSRPDVNCSIHTHQPLASACTLFGKSLDVPYPPLWQSLGRRIQLVGYAPSGSGWLAGKLEKTIRPDQNAYLMRNHGVLCCGPDIETTLKRLEDLETFCRDHLLNQIKANSRGKPESRVAIARLIDALTSAGTHALSPQPFSETQS, encoded by the coding sequence ATGAGCAATGTTCAACAGCAGATCGTCGACCTGTCGCGGCATCTGTCACGCCGCGGCTTCTTTGCCGCAACCGGCGGCAACCTTGCGCTGCGTATCGACGCATTGCACATCGCGGTCACTCCGTCGGCCACCGACTACTTCAGCATGCGGCCAGAGGACGTCTGCGTATTGCGACTCACGGACCTCAAGCAGCTGTCGGGCGAACGTTCGCCCTCGGTTGAAAGCGAGCTGCACGCGAAAGTCCTGCGCAGTCGCCCGGACGTCAATTGCAGCATTCATACCCATCAGCCACTGGCCAGCGCCTGCACATTGTTCGGCAAATCGCTGGACGTACCTTACCCGCCGCTATGGCAATCGCTGGGGCGGAGGATTCAGCTGGTGGGTTATGCGCCGTCCGGTTCCGGCTGGCTGGCAGGCAAGCTGGAAAAGACCATCCGGCCTGACCAAAACGCCTACCTGATGCGCAATCACGGCGTTCTGTGCTGTGGCCCGGACATAGAAACCACCCTGAAACGCCTGGAGGACCTGGAAACATTCTGTCGTGACCATCTTCTCAACCAGATCAAAGCCAACAGCCGTGGCAAACCCGAATCGCGCGTCGCAATAGCACGCCTGATCGACGCCCTGACCAGCGCCGGCACGCACGCCCTCAGCCCTCAGCCTTTTTCAGAGACTCAATCATGA